One genomic region from Sphingobacterium sp. UGAL515B_05 encodes:
- a CDS encoding chloride channel protein, translated as MRNLKRRFFKKIDQINQWRMKKVSNRNFIIILAFLVGIVGGIMASVLKRLPHFIATTIQDDIDWKVKYSVYLIFPLIGILLSVFFVRKFLKGKKMEHGITPIIYAISRKGSRLDPSNIYSQVVTSAITVGFGGSCGLEAPVALGGSSIGSNIARFFGLQYKEVTMLLACGAAAGISGAFNSPLAGMIFAIEILLPEFSIPVFIPLLISSALASVVSRVLYNEPLFSTFNSDWQVSALLFYLLLAVLIGLYTIYFARVSRSVGKWFSKIKNPYNKVWVSGIALGLMIFVFPALYGEGYITIQQILNGQFNSIVKNSLFSDYKDMGLVVLGYTILTLFGKSLAALFTLNGGGNGGVFGPSLVMGGLLGFAFSYGVNLTGIAELNVPNFVVAGMAGALSGIMHAPLTGIFLIAEVTGGYTLMVPLMLVCSISYLINRSVLKHSIYTKVLAESGDLISYEDKDRSVLSMMRIKYVLETNFVILRPDETPKGRQTDIIHSKRNIFPVVDYEGKFMGLLYSEFLFSVLLGEVDGGDTTFEKLAQKPNDTVGINENMEIVMAKMNKDDTWILPVLGDENKYMGFVSKSSVFNKYRALLIRQGHYLE; from the coding sequence ATGAGAAACCTCAAAAGACGTTTTTTTAAAAAAATAGACCAGATCAATCAGTGGCGGATGAAGAAAGTTTCTAACCGGAACTTTATCATTATACTCGCATTTTTGGTTGGAATTGTTGGTGGTATTATGGCATCTGTGTTAAAAAGATTACCCCATTTTATTGCAACGACTATACAGGATGATATCGATTGGAAAGTAAAATACTCGGTTTACTTGATTTTTCCATTGATAGGGATTTTGCTCAGCGTGTTTTTTGTTCGCAAATTTTTGAAAGGGAAGAAGATGGAGCACGGGATTACCCCGATTATTTATGCCATCAGTCGGAAGGGCAGCCGATTGGATCCCAGCAATATTTATTCTCAGGTGGTGACATCGGCTATTACCGTTGGCTTTGGCGGGTCCTGTGGTCTGGAAGCTCCTGTTGCTTTGGGTGGTTCTTCTATTGGTTCTAATATCGCCCGTTTTTTTGGATTGCAGTATAAGGAAGTTACCATGTTATTGGCTTGTGGTGCAGCTGCAGGAATTTCAGGCGCCTTCAACAGCCCTTTGGCAGGAATGATTTTTGCTATCGAGATCTTGCTTCCCGAATTTTCCATTCCAGTGTTCATTCCTTTGCTGATCTCATCGGCATTGGCTTCTGTAGTCTCTCGGGTGCTTTATAATGAACCCTTATTCAGTACATTCAATTCCGATTGGCAAGTTTCGGCATTGTTGTTTTATTTGCTATTAGCTGTGCTGATTGGGCTTTATACGATTTACTTTGCACGTGTTTCCAGGAGTGTGGGGAAATGGTTTTCTAAGATTAAGAATCCCTATAATAAAGTCTGGGTCAGTGGGATCGCCTTGGGTCTGATGATTTTTGTATTCCCAGCGCTGTATGGTGAGGGCTATATTACCATTCAGCAGATTCTCAATGGTCAGTTTAATTCGATTGTTAAGAACAGCTTGTTCTCAGACTACAAGGATATGGGATTAGTAGTTTTGGGCTATACAATATTGACTTTATTTGGAAAATCGCTTGCTGCATTATTTACATTAAATGGCGGTGGAAATGGTGGGGTATTTGGGCCAAGTTTAGTGATGGGAGGTCTGTTGGGCTTTGCATTTTCTTATGGTGTAAATTTGACCGGAATTGCCGAGCTAAATGTACCAAATTTTGTGGTAGCGGGGATGGCCGGTGCGTTGAGCGGCATTATGCATGCGCCGTTGACGGGCATATTTTTGATTGCAGAAGTGACCGGAGGTTATACTTTGATGGTTCCATTGATGCTGGTTTGTTCCATTTCCTATTTGATTAATCGGTCGGTTTTAAAGCATTCCATTTACACCAAGGTATTGGCGGAGTCTGGCGATCTGATTTCTTATGAAGACAAGGATCGATCCGTGTTAAGTATGATGCGGATAAAATATGTATTGGAAACTAATTTTGTGATCTTACGCCCCGACGAAACACCAAAAGGTCGACAAACAGACATTATCCATAGTAAACGCAATATCTTTCCAGTGGTTGATTACGAGGGCAAATTTATGGGGCTTCTTTATAGCGAGTTTCTATTCTCCGTATTATTGGGTGAAGTGGATGGGGGGGATACAACTTTCGAAAAGTTAGCTCAGAAGCCAAATGATACGGTAGGAATCAATGAAAACATGGAAATCGTGATGGCC
- a CDS encoding hydrogen peroxide-inducible genes activator: protein MTLIQLEYIIAVDTYRSFVAAAEKCFVTQPTLSMQIQKLEESLGAKIFDRSRQPVVPTEIGEKIILQARLVLTESRKINEIVQDKKGEIEGTLRVGVIPTIAPYLLPNVLTTFMEKYPKLQLQIWEYTTERIVHELKVGLLDCGVLSTPLNDPGILESPLFYENFVAYISANSPLFPKKILSGDDIADDKLWLLNEGHCMRGQVLNICHHKHNQDLTGRFEYNTGSVETLKRMVDINDGITILPELSIWDYSDEQLDRIRYFKSPEPVREISLVTTQNYVKRHAIQALEKEILAVVPDKFKTKKKKEVLSFQ, encoded by the coding sequence ATGACCTTAATCCAACTGGAATATATTATAGCTGTTGATACCTACCGAAGTTTTGTTGCAGCTGCAGAAAAATGTTTTGTCACGCAACCTACGTTAAGCATGCAAATACAAAAACTTGAAGAGTCTTTAGGGGCAAAAATCTTCGACCGGAGCCGACAGCCTGTTGTTCCTACAGAAATCGGCGAGAAAATTATTCTTCAAGCTCGATTGGTATTGACGGAAAGCCGAAAGATCAATGAGATCGTACAGGATAAAAAAGGGGAAATTGAGGGTACACTACGGGTCGGTGTTATCCCGACAATCGCACCTTATTTACTTCCGAATGTGCTGACCACATTTATGGAGAAATATCCAAAGCTACAATTACAGATTTGGGAATATACGACAGAACGGATTGTGCATGAATTGAAGGTCGGACTTCTGGACTGTGGTGTGCTATCTACTCCCTTAAATGACCCCGGGATTTTGGAATCACCCTTATTTTACGAAAATTTTGTCGCTTATATTTCAGCCAATAGTCCGCTGTTTCCAAAAAAAATACTGAGTGGTGATGATATTGCCGATGATAAACTTTGGTTGCTCAATGAGGGCCATTGTATGCGCGGGCAGGTGCTTAATATTTGTCATCATAAACATAATCAAGATCTTACAGGGCGATTTGAGTATAATACGGGTAGCGTAGAGACTTTAAAACGTATGGTAGATATCAACGACGGAATCACGATATTGCCTGAGTTGTCGATTTGGGATTATTCCGATGAACAATTGGATCGGATCCGTTATTTCAAATCACCGGAACCAGTACGGGAGATATCATTGGTGACGACGCAAAATTATGTAAAGAGACATGCAATTCAGGCCTTAGAAAAAGAAATATTGGCCGTAGTACCCGATAAATTCAAAACAAAAAAGAAAAAGGAAGTGTTGAGCTTTCAATAG
- a CDS encoding S46 family peptidase, with product MKFINRTTIALALFLTMANSPYSKANPDEGMFPLSELNRAGLKKAGLKISEKDIYNPGQVGLVDALVQVSGCTGSFVSNRGLIITNHHCAFSAVQLASTAINNYLKNGFVAQNQEQEIEAKGLKIRITDSYEDVSAKILNAVANISDPVERINTIKRKQQELVKQAEKEDPTIKAEVSEMFIGKSYVLFRYKTIEDVRLVYIPRQNIGEFGGETDNWVWPRHTGDYSFLRAYVGKNGKSAPYSKDNVPYQPKKHLKVNPNGVRENDFTFILGYPGKTFRHRPAQYIQYQQEYLLPYVSNLYDFQNKQMEEAGKDNTDIALSLATRIKRNANVLKNYRGKLKGLRGIDLLSTKKQEDEALAAFILSKPELKNKYGSLLTDIDAYYQLSDQDALKELWINNIYNSTSLLKVARDLNVLKTNLAKEKSSQAAKQLFDLNIEKLKTAVKETYESYNKQADQRIFSRMLEDAIAFQGKNQLASIQKLQFNTGTAQEFATEIIQNSKLGDQNYILNTVLANADALQKFDDKLLDFQGKLNSDIVQFAAEQKRREGVLNKLMGDYVAVKEIFQAKNFIPDANSTLRLTYGHIKGYSPADATYMKPFTTIEGIIQKGNLGLAEFDYPQEIKTAYLNKNFGPYLQKDLGSVPVNILYDMDTTGGNSGSPIMNANGELIGVNFDRAYDATINDFAWNESYSRSIGVDIRYVLWVADKIDNAHFILKEMGI from the coding sequence ATGAAGTTTATAAATCGCACGACAATTGCACTAGCTTTATTCTTAACCATGGCAAACAGTCCTTATAGCAAGGCAAATCCCGATGAGGGAATGTTTCCATTGAGCGAATTAAATAGAGCTGGATTGAAGAAAGCTGGGTTAAAGATCAGTGAGAAAGACATCTACAATCCCGGTCAGGTCGGACTGGTAGATGCCCTGGTTCAAGTCAGTGGATGTACAGGGTCGTTTGTCTCAAACCGTGGTTTGATCATTACCAATCACCACTGCGCTTTTTCTGCCGTTCAACTTGCCAGTACTGCAATCAACAATTACTTAAAAAACGGTTTTGTCGCCCAAAATCAAGAACAGGAAATTGAGGCAAAAGGATTAAAAATAAGAATTACCGATTCTTATGAGGATGTTTCCGCTAAAATATTAAATGCTGTCGCCAACATCAGTGACCCGGTAGAGCGTATCAATACGATCAAACGTAAACAACAAGAACTGGTTAAACAAGCGGAAAAAGAAGATCCCACGATTAAAGCTGAAGTATCAGAAATGTTTATCGGTAAAAGTTATGTCCTATTCCGTTATAAAACAATTGAAGACGTTCGTTTGGTTTATATTCCACGTCAAAACATCGGTGAATTTGGTGGCGAAACAGATAACTGGGTATGGCCACGCCACACCGGAGATTATTCTTTTCTGAGAGCTTATGTCGGCAAAAACGGAAAATCTGCACCTTATTCTAAAGATAACGTTCCTTACCAGCCCAAAAAACACCTTAAAGTCAATCCAAATGGTGTACGGGAAAATGATTTCACCTTTATCCTTGGTTATCCCGGAAAAACATTCCGACACAGACCAGCACAATATATTCAATATCAACAAGAATATCTTTTGCCTTACGTATCCAACCTGTATGATTTCCAAAATAAACAGATGGAGGAAGCAGGAAAAGACAATACCGATATCGCCTTGTCCTTGGCAACACGCATAAAACGTAATGCGAATGTATTGAAAAACTATCGTGGTAAACTCAAGGGCTTACGAGGAATCGACTTGCTATCGACAAAAAAACAAGAAGACGAAGCACTGGCAGCGTTTATCTTAAGTAAACCCGAACTGAAAAACAAATATGGAAGCCTACTCACTGATATTGACGCCTATTATCAGCTGAGCGATCAAGATGCCCTGAAAGAACTTTGGATCAATAATATTTACAATAGTACGAGCTTATTGAAAGTAGCCCGCGACCTGAACGTTCTGAAAACCAACTTGGCAAAGGAAAAATCTTCCCAAGCTGCCAAGCAGCTTTTCGATCTGAATATCGAAAAATTAAAAACCGCTGTTAAAGAAACCTACGAAAGCTACAATAAGCAGGCTGATCAGCGTATTTTCTCCCGAATGTTGGAAGATGCCATTGCATTCCAAGGTAAAAATCAATTGGCTTCCATTCAGAAATTGCAATTTAATACGGGTACCGCACAAGAATTTGCAACAGAGATTATTCAGAACAGTAAACTTGGCGATCAAAATTACATACTAAATACTGTCTTGGCCAATGCCGATGCACTTCAGAAATTTGACGACAAATTATTGGATTTCCAGGGCAAATTGAACAGTGATATTGTCCAGTTCGCTGCTGAACAAAAACGACGTGAAGGGGTACTGAACAAATTAATGGGCGATTATGTTGCCGTCAAGGAAATTTTTCAGGCCAAAAACTTTATTCCTGATGCAAACTCAACCTTACGCCTGACGTATGGGCACATCAAAGGCTACTCTCCTGCTGATGCAACTTATATGAAGCCATTCACGACAATCGAAGGAATCATTCAAAAAGGAAATCTTGGTTTAGCAGAATTTGACTATCCACAAGAAATCAAGACAGCTTACCTCAATAAAAATTTTGGTCCTTATCTTCAAAAAGATCTGGGATCAGTGCCGGTCAATATCTTATATGATATGGATACTACAGGTGGAAATTCAGGATCTCCAATAATGAATGCCAATGGTGAATTAATCGGTGTAAATTTTGACCGTGCTTATGACGCAACAATTAATGATTTCGCTTGGAACGAGAGTTACAGCAGATCCATCGGAGTCGACATCCGTTATGTCCTCTGGGTTGCCGATAAAATTGACAACGCGCATTTCATTCTGAAAGAAATGGGGATTTAA
- a CDS encoding MalY/PatB family protein, producing MIYNFDKTIVRRGTDSVKWNQHDYDDLIPLWVADMDFPAAQPVVDALAQRVQHAVYGYATIPATFYSAVMSWSSQRHKFVLQPEWILPVIGVVPALSALVSAFTSPGDKVLVQEPVYHCFFSSIERNQAEVVSNDLIYRNGEYAIDFEDFEYKASDPKVKLFILCSPHNPTGRVWTRAELERLGEICLRHQVLVISDEIHCDLVFEGHTHIPFGSISAAFLANSITCVAPSKTFNLAGLQVATVFVADPELRRKVQQAFLANEISSISPFAITGLIAAYESGGEWLDQALSYIHANYVYLKGFMAEYLPALHVLPLEGTYLVWVDCAALGISSRKLGQLLLDEAHVQVNVGAMYGKGSDAFIRLNIACSKEVLTTGLLRLKIVFSSLLQGAK from the coding sequence ATGATCTATAATTTTGATAAAACGATTGTTCGTCGTGGTACCGATTCGGTCAAATGGAATCAACATGATTATGACGATTTGATTCCACTCTGGGTTGCGGATATGGACTTTCCAGCAGCACAACCTGTTGTGGATGCGCTTGCGCAGCGGGTTCAACATGCGGTATATGGGTATGCTACTATTCCAGCTACTTTTTACAGCGCGGTTATGAGCTGGTCTTCGCAGCGGCATAAATTTGTACTTCAGCCGGAATGGATACTTCCTGTGATCGGTGTGGTACCGGCGCTTTCGGCTTTGGTTAGCGCATTTACCTCACCGGGTGATAAGGTTTTGGTTCAAGAGCCTGTATATCATTGTTTTTTTTCCTCAATAGAACGCAATCAAGCCGAGGTGGTTTCCAATGACTTGATTTACCGCAATGGCGAGTATGCTATTGATTTTGAAGATTTTGAATATAAAGCAAGTGATCCGAAAGTCAAGTTATTTATTTTATGTAGTCCACATAATCCCACTGGCCGTGTTTGGACTAGAGCTGAGCTTGAACGTCTCGGTGAAATCTGTTTGCGGCACCAGGTCTTAGTCATTTCGGATGAAATTCATTGCGATCTGGTATTTGAGGGCCATACACATATTCCTTTTGGGAGCATCAGTGCAGCCTTTTTGGCGAATTCGATTACCTGTGTAGCACCGAGTAAAACCTTTAATTTGGCAGGACTCCAGGTCGCTACGGTCTTCGTGGCCGATCCTGAACTCAGAAGGAAAGTGCAGCAGGCTTTCTTAGCCAACGAGATAAGTAGCATAAGTCCCTTTGCAATTACAGGCCTGATCGCAGCGTATGAGTCGGGTGGGGAATGGTTGGATCAAGCTTTAAGCTACATTCATGCGAATTATGTTTATTTGAAAGGCTTTATGGCTGAATACCTGCCTGCTTTGCATGTCCTTCCTTTGGAGGGTACTTATCTGGTATGGGTAGATTGCGCCGCTTTGGGGATTTCAAGTAGAAAATTGGGGCAGCTCTTATTGGACGAGGCGCATGTACAGGTCAATGTCGGTGCGATGTATGGCAAGGGGAGTGACGCCTTTATTCGCCTCAACATTGCTTGTTCAAAAGAAGTCTTGACAACAGGCTTGTTGCGTTTGAAGATTGTTTTCTCCTCTTTACTGCAAGGAGCAAAATAG
- a CDS encoding diacylglycerol kinase family protein, with product MAKNNFSFRARLKSFHYAFSGLKTAWQEEHNFRVHCTAAIIAITLSFVLHISTHEWIAVLFSIGFVFVCELLNTALENIADFICPENNPNIKKIKDIAAAAVMISSITALLIGLLIFIPKLISLALR from the coding sequence ATGGCCAAAAATAACTTTTCATTTCGTGCTAGATTAAAGAGTTTTCACTATGCCTTCAGTGGGCTAAAAACAGCCTGGCAGGAAGAACATAATTTCAGGGTGCATTGTACAGCGGCCATTATTGCCATTACCCTGTCATTTGTGCTTCACATAAGTACCCACGAATGGATTGCTGTACTCTTTTCCATTGGTTTTGTATTTGTCTGTGAATTGTTAAATACCGCATTGGAAAATATAGCCGACTTTATCTGTCCTGAAAATAATCCAAACATAAAAAAAATTAAAGATATTGCCGCGGCGGCAGTGATGATCAGCAGCATCACTGCACTATTGATCGGCCTCTTAATTTTTATTCCCAAGCTGATCTCATTGGCCCTTCGCTAA
- a CDS encoding thiamine pyrophosphate-dependent enzyme, protein MKNVAHQIVGLLKDAGIQRIYAVTGDSLNFFNEAVHADGTMQWIHVRHEEVGAFAATAEADLHGIACCAGSSGPGHVHLINGVYEAHKTRVPMLVIASTCATYEFGTDYFQETNPIKLFDDCSCYNQMITRPEQVQRMVQNALQQAISKRDVAVIGLPGDVSEMEAVQMNTSTKVFFTEPQVRPSDMEIGRLAQYINQAEKVTLFCGVGAKKAQEQIVALSQKIHAPVGYSFKAKLDIQRDNPNEIGMTGLLGMASAFQSMHHSDLILLLGTDFPYKDFIPTNKTIVQIDIEGEKLGRRSIVDYGLVGDIKHTLKAVLPFVEARSDTKFLEKQLASYAKVKEDLMTYVDDSGSECAIQPEFVAHTIDQKASEDAIFLLDTGMCCVWGARYINQRKDRIMLGSFNHGSMANAMPMAIGAALTHPERQVIAFCGDGGLSMLLGDLATIKQYNLPIKIIVFNNRALGMVKLEMQVSGLKDQETNMVNPDFAMIAQAMGIRAFTVTQPQEVDAVITEALGMTDEPVLIDIYTNPNALAMPPKISFSQMKGMTESMAKLMLSGNFEEVWDTIKSNYKHLKSL, encoded by the coding sequence ATGAAAAATGTAGCACACCAGATTGTGGGTCTTTTAAAGGATGCGGGAATTCAGCGTATTTATGCCGTAACAGGCGATAGTTTAAATTTTTTCAACGAAGCAGTTCATGCGGATGGAACGATGCAATGGATACATGTTAGACATGAGGAAGTGGGGGCATTTGCCGCAACGGCAGAGGCTGATTTGCACGGGATCGCCTGTTGTGCGGGAAGCAGTGGACCAGGACATGTGCATCTGATTAATGGTGTTTATGAAGCGCACAAAACTCGGGTACCCATGCTTGTGATTGCATCAACCTGTGCTACATACGAATTTGGAACCGATTATTTTCAAGAAACCAATCCAATCAAGTTGTTTGACGATTGTTCTTGCTATAATCAAATGATTACCCGGCCCGAGCAAGTGCAACGTATGGTGCAAAATGCCTTACAGCAAGCCATTTCGAAACGGGATGTTGCGGTGATCGGTTTGCCTGGTGATGTATCAGAAATGGAAGCGGTTCAAATGAATACCTCAACGAAGGTGTTTTTCACTGAACCTCAGGTGAGGCCTTCGGATATGGAAATCGGGCGCCTGGCGCAGTATATCAACCAGGCTGAAAAGGTGACTTTGTTTTGTGGAGTGGGCGCCAAGAAAGCACAGGAACAAATTGTAGCGTTATCACAAAAGATCCATGCGCCAGTAGGTTATTCATTTAAAGCAAAGTTGGATATTCAACGCGACAATCCCAATGAAATCGGTATGACCGGACTTTTGGGTATGGCGTCGGCATTTCAAAGTATGCATCATTCGGATCTTATTTTACTTTTGGGGACTGATTTCCCTTATAAAGATTTTATACCGACAAATAAAACCATTGTTCAGATTGATATTGAAGGCGAAAAGCTCGGGCGCAGATCTATCGTAGATTATGGGCTAGTGGGCGATATCAAGCATACCTTAAAAGCGGTATTGCCCTTTGTGGAAGCGCGTTCGGATACAAAATTTCTGGAGAAGCAGCTTGCATCCTATGCAAAAGTCAAGGAAGATCTCATGACTTATGTGGACGATTCGGGCAGCGAATGCGCGATACAGCCTGAATTTGTTGCACATACCATTGATCAAAAAGCCAGTGAGGATGCGATTTTTCTGCTTGATACCGGGATGTGCTGTGTGTGGGGAGCACGTTATATTAATCAGCGAAAGGATCGTATCATGCTGGGGTCTTTTAATCATGGGTCTATGGCTAATGCCATGCCAATGGCTATTGGAGCGGCATTGACACATCCTGAACGTCAGGTTATTGCTTTTTGTGGTGATGGGGGGCTATCCATGTTGTTGGGGGATCTCGCTACGATAAAACAATATAACTTACCGATTAAAATCATCGTCTTTAACAACCGTGCACTTGGTATGGTTAAATTAGAAATGCAGGTATCAGGTCTGAAAGATCAGGAAACCAATATGGTCAATCCAGATTTTGCGATGATCGCTCAAGCGATGGGAATACGCGCATTTACGGTGACTCAGCCCCAAGAGGTGGATGCTGTTATCACTGAAGCTCTTGGCATGACGGATGAGCCTGTCCTGATCGATATATATACCAATCCCAATGCATTGGCTATGCCGCCCAAGATATCCTTCAGTCAAATGAAAGGGATGACAGAAAGTATGGCAAAATTAATGTTGTCGGGTAATTTCGAAGAAGTATGGGATACCATTAAGTCGAACTATAAACATTTGAAATCGCTTTAA
- a CDS encoding DUF4091 domain-containing protein, whose product MPKTTIYSSIALACMLFCGSNPGFSQQRFATGTTFTEMADPTTDTLSNWSNVKAGLHASFVSIDKRYPKSVNPNLTTQRTATVDAWKGEQVSAQVLLWTSAAAADVAVSVSELKSTTGKVIGSDAVQARFVRYVMTDEFASGCGHRKPEDFKASLSADMLDDLKSYDLEAKKVRPVWITVKVPKEAAAGQYKTTISVKQNGQVKEQLQLTLNVQNHVLPPASQWTYHLDQWQHPSAVARVNNVKMWSDEHFEALKPTMKQLAAAGQKVITATLNKDAWNVQTYDPYADMITWKKAKDGSWTYDYTVFDRWVNFMMDLGVNKQINCYSLLPWNNEVHYFDEGKNELVNVIAKPGTPIFEELWTPFLKDFSKHVSAKGWLKITNIAMDERGREEMDPAIALLEKVAPEFGVAFADNHKSYQRYHKSTDISVAAGDPFDQNDLIERRKKGYITTFYVCCSDEFPNQFTFSDPAESTYMAWYALAAGFDGALRWAFNSWVKDPLHDSRFRTWPAGDTYIVYPQGRSSIRYERMLEGIQDYTKVGILKAKLEKSKDQANLAKLNAKIAKLNTAKRYADWNKDLNDAKRFVDELSRQIN is encoded by the coding sequence ATGCCTAAAACTACAATTTATTCTTCTATTGCCCTGGCCTGTATGCTATTTTGTGGCAGTAATCCGGGATTTTCCCAGCAGCGTTTTGCTACAGGGACAACATTTACTGAAATGGCCGATCCCACAACGGATACTTTATCCAACTGGTCGAATGTTAAAGCCGGTCTACATGCTTCGTTTGTATCGATAGACAAACGTTATCCCAAATCTGTTAATCCAAATCTGACAACACAACGTACGGCGACTGTGGATGCCTGGAAAGGTGAGCAGGTATCGGCGCAAGTATTGTTATGGACCAGTGCTGCCGCAGCAGATGTTGCTGTATCGGTAAGTGAATTAAAGTCTACAACAGGCAAGGTGATCGGTAGCGATGCGGTACAAGCACGTTTTGTTCGTTATGTCATGACTGACGAATTTGCAAGTGGTTGTGGCCATCGTAAACCAGAAGATTTTAAAGCATCGCTTTCAGCGGATATGCTGGATGATCTGAAAAGCTATGACCTTGAAGCTAAGAAAGTCCGTCCTGTATGGATTACAGTAAAGGTTCCCAAGGAAGCTGCTGCTGGACAATATAAAACGACAATTTCGGTTAAGCAAAATGGTCAGGTAAAGGAACAGTTACAACTTACGCTCAATGTGCAAAATCATGTGCTGCCACCTGCATCCCAGTGGACTTATCATTTGGATCAATGGCAACACCCTTCGGCAGTTGCCCGCGTCAATAATGTGAAGATGTGGAGCGATGAGCATTTTGAAGCGTTGAAGCCTACCATGAAACAACTTGCAGCTGCAGGGCAGAAGGTCATTACAGCAACCTTGAATAAGGATGCCTGGAACGTACAGACCTATGATCCCTATGCGGATATGATCACCTGGAAGAAGGCAAAAGACGGTTCCTGGACCTATGATTATACTGTTTTTGATCGATGGGTAAACTTTATGATGGATCTAGGGGTCAACAAACAGATCAATTGTTACTCTCTTTTGCCGTGGAACAACGAGGTTCATTATTTTGACGAAGGTAAAAATGAATTGGTCAATGTAATTGCTAAACCGGGAACGCCGATATTCGAAGAATTATGGACGCCTTTCCTAAAGGATTTTAGCAAGCATGTCAGCGCAAAGGGCTGGTTGAAGATTACCAATATCGCCATGGATGAAAGAGGTCGTGAAGAAATGGATCCAGCCATAGCATTGTTGGAAAAAGTAGCGCCTGAGTTTGGGGTTGCTTTTGCAGATAATCACAAAAGCTACCAACGTTATCATAAAAGTACCGATATCAGCGTTGCGGCCGGAGATCCATTTGACCAGAATGATTTGATTGAACGACGCAAAAAAGGATATATTACGACATTTTATGTGTGTTGTTCGGACGAATTTCCAAATCAATTTACGTTCTCGGATCCAGCAGAATCTACCTATATGGCTTGGTATGCGCTAGCGGCAGGCTTCGATGGAGCATTGCGTTGGGCGTTTAACTCCTGGGTCAAAGATCCGCTGCATGACTCAAGGTTCCGTACCTGGCCAGCAGGAGACACCTATATTGTTTATCCACAAGGAAGAAGCTCTATCCGTTATGAGCGTATGTTGGAAGGTATTCAAGATTATACCAAAGTCGGCATTCTTAAAGCAAAGTTGGAGAAGTCAAAAGATCAAGCTAACCTAGCGAAGCTAAATGCAAAAATTGCAAAATTGAATACCGCTAAACGCTATGCGGACTGGAACAAAGATCTCAATGATGCGAAGCGTTTTGTCGATGAATTGTCGCGACAAATCAACTAA
- a CDS encoding zinc-dependent peptidase has product MLGKLFIVLLIPVTIYVVYYLLNRTAKNSKAIKRVLSDEGKEILEKEVAYYRNLSIADKTEFEARCLKFLDTVKIEGVGVVVELKDYMMIAASAIIPIFAFKKWTYPNLTNIMVYPSQFNTAYEFEGHADRNIMGMVGEGAMNGQMILSKSALEYGFRNPKDGQNTAIHEFVHLIDKTDGTVDGIPTHLMDKASVIPFMNLIREEITKIKENKSDIDVYGMTNPAEFFAVASEYFFENPEKFKQNHPELYTALSEIFEQS; this is encoded by the coding sequence ATGCTAGGAAAACTATTCATTGTACTGCTTATACCAGTAACCATTTATGTTGTTTATTACCTGTTAAATCGCACGGCCAAAAATAGCAAAGCCATTAAACGTGTATTGAGCGACGAAGGCAAGGAAATTCTAGAAAAAGAAGTTGCCTATTATCGTAATCTGTCTATTGCGGATAAAACGGAATTTGAAGCCCGCTGTTTAAAATTTTTGGATACAGTCAAGATTGAAGGTGTGGGGGTAGTGGTTGAGCTGAAAGATTATATGATGATTGCTGCTAGTGCAATTATACCAATATTTGCCTTTAAGAAATGGACTTATCCCAATTTGACCAATATTATGGTTTATCCTTCCCAATTCAATACTGCATATGAATTTGAAGGCCATGCTGACCGCAATATTATGGGTATGGTGGGTGAGGGAGCCATGAACGGACAAATGATATTGTCTAAATCGGCATTGGAGTATGGGTTTAGGAATCCAAAGGATGGACAGAATACAGCGATACACGAATTTGTGCATCTGATTGATAAAACCGATGGCACAGTGGATGGCATTCCCACACATTTGATGGATAAAGCTTCAGTCATTCCTTTTATGAATCTGATACGGGAAGAAATTACCAAGATAAAAGAAAATAAATCTGATATCGATGTATATGGCATGACCAATCCGGCAGAGTTCTTTGCAGTTGCCTCGGAGTATTTTTTTGAGAATCCAGAAAAATTTAAGCAGAATCATCCCGAGCTCTATACAGCACTTTCTGAAATTTTTGAACAAAGTTAG